One Halalkalicoccus sp. NIPERK01 DNA segment encodes these proteins:
- a CDS encoding DsbA family protein translates to MSETAVQDEQLTIYADYVCPFCYLGRQSLAQYQATREDPIELDWHPFDLRSDKRGPDGEIDHSVDDGKDEEYFEQARENVRRLQEEYGVEMAQEIAREVDSLPAQAASLYVKEARPERWREFDEAIYDALWRDGRDIGDRDVLADVVEGVGLDPEGVLGASEDEGLRERLAEEFSAARERGVTGVPTFVYDGYAARGAVPPAQLERLVEGT, encoded by the coding sequence ATGAGCGAAACCGCGGTCCAGGACGAACAACTCACGATCTACGCCGACTACGTCTGCCCGTTCTGTTATCTCGGCCGCCAGTCACTCGCACAGTACCAAGCGACCCGGGAGGACCCCATCGAACTCGACTGGCACCCCTTCGACCTGCGAAGCGACAAACGGGGGCCGGACGGCGAGATCGATCACTCGGTAGACGACGGGAAGGACGAGGAGTACTTCGAGCAGGCGAGGGAGAACGTCCGGCGTCTGCAGGAGGAGTACGGCGTCGAGATGGCCCAGGAGATCGCCCGCGAGGTCGACTCGCTTCCCGCCCAGGCCGCCTCGCTATACGTCAAGGAGGCCCGTCCCGAGCGCTGGCGCGAGTTCGACGAGGCGATCTACGACGCGCTCTGGCGGGACGGGCGGGACATCGGCGATCGGGACGTGCTCGCCGACGTCGTCGAGGGCGTGGGTCTCGATCCCGAGGGGGTCCTCGGAGCGAGCGAGGACGAGGGCCTCCGGGAGCGACTCGCCGAGGAGTTCTCGGCGGCGCGCGAGCGCGGCGTGACGGGCGTCCCGACCTTCGTCTACGACGGCTACGCCGCCCGCGGCGCGGTGCCGCCCGCACAGTTGGAGCGGCTCGTCGAGGGGACGTGA
- the dcd gene encoding dCTP deaminase, translating to MILSDADILRRLEAGDLVIEPIDDPDLQIQPASVDLRLGREFLEFQRANIPCIHPASEREVSEYVSETVIDEGEEFVLHPGDFVLGTTKERVEIPPDLLANVEGRSSLGRLAIVVHSTAGLCDPGYRGQITLELSNLGNAPVALTPGMRISQLVFTELKTPAERPYGSDRGSKYQDQRGPQASRIQGDHEFGGDQ from the coding sequence ATGATCCTCTCGGACGCCGACATCCTCCGTCGACTGGAGGCGGGCGACCTCGTGATCGAACCCATAGACGATCCCGACCTCCAGATCCAGCCCGCGAGCGTCGACCTCCGTCTGGGACGCGAGTTTCTGGAGTTCCAGCGCGCGAACATCCCCTGTATCCATCCCGCCAGCGAGCGCGAGGTCTCCGAGTACGTCTCCGAGACCGTCATCGACGAGGGCGAGGAGTTCGTCCTCCATCCCGGCGACTTCGTGCTCGGCACGACGAAAGAGCGCGTCGAGATCCCGCCCGACCTGCTCGCGAACGTCGAGGGACGCTCGTCGCTGGGCCGGCTGGCGATCGTGGTCCACAGCACGGCCGGGCTGTGCGATCCGGGCTATCGCGGCCAGATCACCCTCGAACTCTCGAACCTCGGCAACGCGCCGGTGGCGCTCACGCCGGGGATGCGCATCAGCCAACTGGTCTTCACCGAGCTGAAGACTCCTGCCGAGCGGCCCTACGGGAGCGATCGGGGCTCGAAGTACCAGGACCAGCGCGGTCCCCAGGCGTCGAGAATCCAGGGTGACCACGAGTTCGGAGGCGACCAATGA
- a CDS encoding co-chaperone YbbN, with the protein MNANIDKPIRAGTCQDLDGIVEEHDRVLAEFYTKGCTLCQSIEPVLGNVARSTDVTVVMINPETDLSLVDEYDIRSVPTLVLFEDGERVGRLAKGFQGAEEIIAFVEENAGGSIRSPTDET; encoded by the coding sequence ATGAACGCGAACATCGACAAGCCGATTCGCGCGGGGACCTGCCAGGACCTCGACGGGATCGTCGAGGAACACGACCGCGTCCTCGCGGAGTTCTACACGAAGGGCTGCACGCTCTGTCAGTCGATCGAGCCCGTCCTGGGGAACGTAGCCCGTTCGACCGACGTGACGGTCGTCATGATCAACCCCGAGACGGACCTCTCGCTGGTCGACGAGTACGACATCAGGAGCGTTCCGACGCTGGTCCTGTTCGAGGACGGCGAGCGGGTCGGACGGCTCGCGAAGGGGTTTCAGGGGGCCGAGGAGATCATCGCGTTCGTCGAGGAGAACGCGGGCGGTTCGATACGCTCGCCGACGGACGAGACCTGA
- the pth2 gene encoding peptidyl-tRNA hydrolase Pth2, whose translation MKQAIVARTDIGMGQGKLAAQVAHASLSAYEDTDPGARKDWKGSGQKKVVLKASGEAEIFELADRAEREGIPHAVIRDAGHTQLESGTVTALAVGPAADDRVDRVTGHLSLF comes from the coding sequence ATGAAACAGGCGATCGTCGCCCGCACGGACATCGGCATGGGCCAGGGAAAACTCGCCGCGCAGGTCGCCCACGCCTCGCTGTCGGCCTACGAGGACACGGACCCAGGGGCGCGAAAGGACTGGAAGGGGAGCGGCCAGAAGAAGGTGGTGCTGAAGGCCTCGGGCGAGGCGGAGATCTTCGAACTCGCGGATCGCGCCGAACGCGAGGGGATCCCCCACGCGGTGATCCGCGACGCCGGCCACACCCAACTCGAATCAGGTACAGTAACGGCGCTCGCGGTCGGGCCCGCCGCCGACGACCGGGTGGATCGCGTGACGGGCCACCTCTCGCTGTTCTGA
- the mutS gene encoding DNA mismatch repair protein MutS — protein sequence MERALGAPEKMRERYEDLTPMMRQYCDLCGRYDGSLVLFQVGDFYETFCEAAEVSARLLEITLTKREDSTGSYPMAGIPIDSAESYIETLLDAGFRVAVADQVQDPEEASGVVERAVTRIVTPGTLTEDELLRSEDNNYVAALAREEEYGLAFLDVSTGDFVATGSSSEETIRDEISRFAPAEAIVGPGIEGFDGFDSAERSSAGSQTWSGDSDCMVTPYDPAKFEVESARALLDSYFGAPEKRLASDAEIAACGALLAYAEYTRGGQEGHLDYLNHLTRYEPREYMLLDRVALRSLELFEPRAVGGDAGNTLLGVLDETACALGRRKLTDWLRRPLLDPVRIDARLDAVEEWTTLVSAREEVHDLLIDVYDVERLIARVSRGRANARDLRALKDTLDRVPEIREAMADVESDTLCSLREDLDELGEVRDLIDRAIAESPPIEVTEGDVIAPGYDADLDSLRETEREGKAWIDSLERRERERTGIDSLKVGFNQVHGYYIEVTNPNLDQVPENYTRRQTLKNSERFYTPELKEREDEIITAEERADDLEYEIFTDVRSEVAGESERVQAVAETLATLDVLVSLATVAAKYGYARPEIADEPGIEIEGGRHPVVERTQESFVPNGARLAPEERLAVLTGPNMSGKSTYMRQIALITILAQIGSFVPASGARVGIVDRVFTRVGASDDIAGGRSTFMVEMGELATILRGASERSLVLLDEVGRGTSTADGLAIARAITEYVHDEVGALTLFATHHHELTALAADLESAFNLHFAATQAEEGVTFRHDVSRGAATASYGIEVARAAGVPERVVERSRALVAAEEADTESATDGGEPATASGGDGPLAERLRSLDVANMTPIEALTTLDRLKRDLD from the coding sequence ATGGAACGGGCGCTCGGCGCACCCGAGAAGATGCGCGAACGCTACGAGGACCTGACGCCGATGATGCGCCAGTACTGCGACCTCTGTGGACGGTACGACGGGTCGCTCGTGCTCTTTCAGGTGGGGGACTTCTACGAGACGTTCTGTGAGGCCGCCGAGGTCTCTGCCCGGCTGCTCGAGATCACGCTGACGAAACGCGAGGATTCTACAGGTAGCTACCCGATGGCGGGCATCCCGATCGACAGCGCCGAGTCCTACATCGAGACGCTGCTCGACGCCGGGTTTCGGGTCGCGGTCGCGGATCAGGTCCAGGACCCCGAGGAGGCGAGCGGCGTCGTCGAACGTGCCGTAACGCGGATCGTCACGCCCGGCACCCTGACCGAGGACGAACTGCTCAGAAGCGAGGACAACAACTACGTCGCGGCGCTGGCCCGCGAGGAGGAGTACGGACTGGCCTTCCTCGACGTCTCGACCGGCGATTTCGTCGCCACCGGGTCGAGTTCGGAAGAAACGATCCGCGACGAGATCAGCCGCTTCGCCCCTGCGGAGGCGATCGTCGGGCCCGGGATCGAGGGGTTCGACGGATTCGACAGCGCCGAGCGAAGCTCGGCTGGCAGCCAGACGTGGTCCGGCGATTCGGACTGCATGGTCACGCCGTACGATCCCGCGAAGTTCGAGGTCGAGTCGGCACGCGCGTTGCTCGATTCGTACTTCGGCGCGCCCGAGAAACGGCTGGCGAGCGACGCCGAGATCGCCGCCTGTGGCGCGCTGCTCGCGTACGCCGAGTACACCCGCGGCGGCCAGGAGGGCCACCTCGATTACCTCAACCACCTCACTCGCTACGAACCCCGCGAGTACATGCTGCTGGATCGGGTGGCGCTCCGGAGTCTGGAGCTGTTCGAGCCCCGCGCGGTCGGCGGCGACGCCGGGAACACGCTCCTGGGCGTGCTCGACGAGACGGCCTGTGCGCTCGGGCGACGGAAGCTCACCGACTGGCTGCGCCGACCCCTGCTCGATCCCGTGCGGATCGACGCCCGACTCGACGCGGTAGAGGAGTGGACGACGCTCGTGAGCGCGCGAGAGGAGGTCCACGACCTCCTGATCGACGTCTACGACGTCGAGCGCCTGATCGCGCGCGTCTCGCGCGGTCGGGCGAACGCCCGCGACCTGCGCGCGCTGAAGGACACTCTCGACAGGGTTCCGGAGATCCGCGAGGCGATGGCGGACGTCGAGAGCGACACCCTCTGCAGCCTTCGGGAGGATCTGGACGAACTGGGGGAGGTCCGGGACCTCATCGACCGCGCGATCGCGGAGAGCCCGCCGATCGAGGTCACCGAGGGCGACGTGATCGCGCCGGGCTACGACGCCGACCTCGATTCGCTTCGCGAGACCGAGCGCGAGGGAAAGGCGTGGATCGACTCGCTCGAACGGCGTGAACGCGAGCGGACGGGGATCGACTCGCTGAAGGTGGGGTTCAACCAGGTCCACGGCTACTACATCGAGGTCACGAACCCCAACCTCGATCAGGTACCCGAGAACTACACCCGCAGACAGACGCTGAAGAACTCCGAGCGCTTCTACACGCCGGAACTCAAGGAGCGAGAGGACGAGATCATCACGGCCGAGGAACGGGCCGACGACCTCGAATACGAGATCTTCACCGACGTTCGAAGCGAGGTCGCGGGCGAATCCGAGCGGGTGCAGGCGGTCGCGGAGACGCTCGCGACCCTGGACGTCCTCGTCTCGCTCGCGACGGTCGCCGCGAAGTACGGCTACGCCCGCCCCGAAATCGCCGACGAGCCGGGAATCGAGATCGAGGGCGGTCGCCACCCGGTCGTCGAGCGCACTCAGGAGTCGTTCGTCCCCAACGGGGCCCGACTCGCGCCCGAGGAACGCCTCGCGGTGCTGACGGGCCCGAACATGAGCGGGAAATCCACCTATATGCGCCAGATCGCGCTGATCACGATCCTCGCGCAGATCGGGAGTTTCGTGCCCGCGAGCGGCGCACGCGTGGGGATCGTCGACCGCGTGTTCACCCGCGTGGGCGCGAGCGACGACATCGCGGGCGGCCGTTCCACCTTCATGGTCGAGATGGGCGAACTCGCGACCATTCTTCGAGGTGCCTCCGAGCGCTCGCTCGTCCTGCTCGACGAGGTGGGACGGGGAACGAGCACCGCCGACGGGCTGGCGATCGCGCGCGCCATCACCGAGTACGTCCACGACGAGGTGGGCGCGCTGACGCTCTTTGCGACCCACCACCACGAACTCACCGCGCTGGCCGCCGATCTCGAGAGCGCGTTCAACCTCCACTTCGCGGCCACCCAGGCCGAGGAGGGGGTCACGTTCCGACACGACGTCTCGCGCGGCGCGGCGACCGCCTCCTACGGGATCGAGGTCGCCCGCGCCGCGGGCGTACCGGAGCGCGTCGTCGAGCGCTCACGCGCGCTCGTCGCGGCCGAGGAGGCCGATACAGAGAGTGCGACGGACGGCGGCGAGCCCGCCACCGCCTCCGGAGGTGACGGGCCGCTCGCCGAACGACTCCGTTCGCTCGACGTGGCGAACATGACGCCGATCGAGGCGCTGACCACGCTGGATCGGCTGAAACGCGACCTCGATTAG